Proteins co-encoded in one Streptomyces sp. JH34 genomic window:
- a CDS encoding universal stress protein, producing the protein MGRIVVGVDGSDASIKALRWAVRQAELTGDTVEAVNSWEYPATSWGSLMPGLPEDFDPQAVATVALNEALEEALGAEGAAAVDKIVVIGNPALSLLERARGANLLVVGARGYSGFKATLLGSVSLHVTQHATCPVTVVRD; encoded by the coding sequence ATGGGCAGGATCGTCGTGGGCGTCGACGGATCGGACGCATCGATCAAGGCGCTGCGCTGGGCCGTACGCCAGGCCGAGCTGACCGGCGACACCGTCGAGGCGGTCAACAGCTGGGAGTACCCCGCGACCAGCTGGGGCTCACTGATGCCGGGCCTGCCGGAGGACTTCGACCCGCAGGCGGTGGCGACCGTGGCGCTCAACGAGGCGCTGGAGGAGGCACTCGGCGCCGAGGGCGCTGCGGCGGTGGACAAGATCGTCGTGATCGGCAACCCCGCACTGTCCCTGCTGGAACGTGCCAGGGGTGCGAACCTGCTGGTCGTCGGCGCCCGTGGGTACAGCGGCTTCAAGGCCACCCTGCTCGGTTCGGTCAGTCTCCACGTCACCCAGCACGCCACCTGCCCGGTCACCGTCGTACGCGACTGA
- a CDS encoding NAD-binding protein, whose translation MLGSVSSLPPQPQRPPISGHMVVCGDDTLARRLAVELRYVYGERVTLLVPPGRDTRRPELPLTQRARAGALFGRMSAAMSRNGGGGDGDTNAGVEAVRIMEAHEPSDDVLEEAGVDRAAALALVYDDDELNIRAALTARRLNPRLRLVIRLYNRKLGQHLETLLDQAAAVSVPGLDPATMDASTTVLSDADTVAPALAATALTGSSKVIQAEGLLLRAVERTPPRPGELADPGLCTLALLSSTSQDPAGAEGSDSSGDEGPQLLPDRATVNAATGRGTIVLEAISQAGPDRAPTRMGGRGAPLGTVFSRRLRWSALGVAAAVVALAVASVITTGDSPVHAAYLTMLDLLAMGDPAVEDTDTDSRQVIQLLSGMAGLLLLPLLVAAVLEAFGSLRNASSLRRPPRGLSGHVVLLGLGKIGTRVLVRLRELDIPVVVVEEDPEARGIPLARSLHVPTVLGDVTQEGVLEAAKIRRARALLALTSIDTTNLEAALYARSLKPDLRVALRLYDDEFATAVYRTLRTAHPGALTRSRSVSHLAAPSFAVAMMGRQILGAVPVERKVMLFAALEVSGHPQLEGRTVDQAFRAGAWRVLALDATPPADRLPDLGAVPPYDPLDPAGPGAPDRPSGLVWDLHPGYVLRAEDRVVIAATRRGLAELLRGRRSVARR comes from the coding sequence ATGCTGGGTTCCGTGTCATCACTTCCTCCACAGCCCCAACGCCCCCCGATCAGCGGCCACATGGTGGTCTGCGGCGACGACACCCTCGCCCGCCGGCTCGCCGTCGAGCTGCGCTACGTCTACGGGGAGCGGGTGACGCTCCTCGTCCCGCCGGGGCGCGACACCCGCAGGCCGGAACTGCCGCTGACCCAACGGGCGCGCGCGGGGGCCCTGTTCGGCCGGATGTCGGCGGCCATGAGCCGTAACGGAGGCGGCGGGGACGGCGACACCAACGCCGGGGTCGAGGCCGTCCGCATCATGGAGGCGCACGAGCCCTCCGACGACGTGCTGGAGGAGGCGGGCGTCGACCGGGCCGCCGCGCTCGCGCTCGTCTACGACGACGACGAGCTGAACATACGGGCGGCCCTGACGGCACGTCGGCTCAATCCCCGTCTGCGCCTCGTCATCCGGCTCTACAACCGCAAGCTCGGCCAGCACCTGGAGACGCTCCTCGACCAGGCGGCCGCCGTCTCCGTGCCTGGCCTCGACCCCGCCACGATGGACGCCTCCACCACCGTCCTGTCCGACGCGGACACCGTGGCCCCCGCGCTGGCCGCCACCGCGCTGACCGGGAGCAGCAAGGTGATCCAGGCCGAGGGCCTGCTCCTGCGAGCCGTCGAACGCACCCCGCCGCGGCCGGGCGAACTGGCCGACCCCGGACTGTGCACGCTGGCCCTGCTCTCCTCCACCAGCCAGGACCCGGCCGGCGCCGAGGGCTCCGACAGCAGCGGCGACGAGGGGCCCCAGCTGCTGCCCGACCGGGCGACGGTGAACGCCGCCACCGGCCGGGGCACGATCGTCCTGGAGGCCATCAGCCAGGCGGGGCCCGACCGGGCGCCGACCCGGATGGGAGGCAGGGGCGCGCCGCTCGGCACCGTCTTCTCGCGACGCCTGCGGTGGTCGGCCCTCGGTGTCGCGGCGGCCGTCGTCGCCCTGGCGGTCGCCTCCGTGATCACCACGGGCGACAGCCCGGTGCACGCCGCCTATCTGACGATGCTCGACCTGCTGGCGATGGGGGACCCCGCGGTCGAGGACACCGACACCGACTCCCGCCAGGTCATCCAGCTGCTCTCCGGCATGGCCGGGCTCCTGCTGCTGCCGCTGCTCGTCGCCGCCGTCCTGGAGGCCTTCGGCTCGCTGCGCAACGCCTCCTCGCTGCGCCGCCCACCACGCGGTCTTTCCGGCCACGTGGTCCTGCTGGGGCTGGGCAAGATCGGCACGCGGGTCCTGGTGCGGCTGCGCGAGCTGGACATCCCGGTGGTGGTCGTCGAGGAGGACCCGGAGGCGCGCGGCATCCCGCTGGCCCGCAGTCTGCACGTCCCGACGGTCCTGGGCGACGTGACCCAGGAGGGTGTGCTGGAGGCGGCCAAGATCCGCCGGGCGCGCGCCCTGCTCGCCCTCACGAGCATCGACACCACGAACCTCGAGGCCGCGCTGTACGCCCGCTCGCTGAAGCCGGACCTGAGGGTGGCGCTGCGTCTGTACGACGACGAGTTCGCCACCGCCGTCTACCGCACCCTGCGCACGGCGCACCCGGGGGCCCTGACCCGTTCCCGCTCCGTGTCCCATCTGGCCGCGCCGTCGTTCGCGGTCGCCATGATGGGCCGGCAGATCCTGGGAGCGGTCCCGGTGGAGCGCAAGGTGATGCTGTTCGCCGCCCTGGAGGTGTCGGGTCACCCCCAGCTGGAGGGCCGGACCGTCGACCAGGCGTTCCGGGCGGGTGCCTGGCGGGTCCTGGCCCTGGACGCCACCCCGCCCGCCGACCGGCTCCCGGACCTGGGCGCCGTACCGCCGTACGACCCGCTCGACCCGGCGGGTCCGGGTGCCCCGGACCGTCCCTCCGGCCTGGTCTGGGACCTGCACCCGGGCTATGTGCTGCGTGCGGAGGACCGGGTGGTGATCGCTGCGACCCGGCGCGGTCTGGCCGAGCTGCTGCGCGGGCGGCGCTCGGTGGCCCGCCGCTGA
- a CDS encoding PhoX family protein, with the protein MRNLLPLIGSHPGGRSALTCRYRCGDACFQEIPNTSDNEYAGDIIAGALSRRSMMRAAAVVTVATAAGTAALAGPAVPDAEAAPLAGRSGGRPKPTAPGARGLRFAAVAPNKDDRVTVPDGYGQNVVIRWGEPILRGAPAFDPDKQSAKAQAGQFGYNNDFLSLLPLRGERGRQVLVANHEYTDEILMFRGYDPADPTREQVEIAWAAHGLSVVVVQEENRTGKLAPVSRHPLNRRLTATSEFRVTGPAAGSPLLRTSADRTGRKVLGTLNNCAGGTTPWGTTLHGEENFNQYFANGSSDTDKRYGIGTAATERKWERFDKRFDLAQEPNEAHRFGWVVELDPYDPDSTPRKRTALGRFKHEAAQPRLTADGRPVVYMGDDERFDYFYKFVSSKRMKKGDSRAAREHNLTLLDEGTLYVAKLTGDSPAAELDGTGKLPSDGEFDGSGVWIPLATGTTSHVPGMTAEEVYVFTRLAGDKVGATKMDRPEDVEPSPRTGRVYVALTNNTDRGKAGKAGADEANPRNANKHGQILELAEHWDDPAGDGFAWRLFLVAGDPEDPATYFSGFPKEKVSPISCPDNVAFDDHGNLWISTDGNQLGSHDGLFGVATLGERRGELKQFLTVPTGAETCGPVIQDRRVLVAVQHPGEVDGASVEKPASTWPDGPGRIVRPSVVAVWRKDGGDIGV; encoded by the coding sequence GTGCGCAACCTGCTGCCGCTCATTGGCTCGCACCCGGGCGGGCGCTCTGCGCTGACCTGCCGCTACCGCTGCGGTGACGCCTGCTTCCAGGAGATCCCGAACACCAGCGACAACGAGTACGCCGGCGACATCATCGCCGGTGCCCTGTCACGCCGTTCGATGATGCGGGCGGCGGCCGTGGTCACCGTGGCCACCGCCGCCGGGACCGCCGCTCTCGCAGGTCCGGCCGTTCCGGACGCCGAGGCCGCACCGCTCGCGGGCCGTTCGGGCGGCAGGCCGAAGCCCACCGCCCCGGGCGCCCGGGGCCTGCGCTTCGCCGCCGTGGCGCCCAACAAGGACGACCGGGTCACGGTCCCCGACGGCTACGGCCAGAACGTCGTGATCCGCTGGGGCGAGCCGATCCTGCGCGGCGCTCCCGCCTTCGATCCGGACAAGCAGTCCGCGAAGGCGCAGGCGGGCCAGTTCGGTTACAACAACGACTTCCTCTCGCTGCTCCCGCTCCGGGGGGAGCGCGGCCGGCAGGTGCTGGTCGCCAACCACGAGTACACGGACGAGATCCTGATGTTCCGTGGATACGATCCGGCCGACCCCACCCGCGAGCAGGTCGAGATCGCGTGGGCGGCACACGGACTCTCCGTGGTAGTCGTCCAGGAGGAGAACCGCACCGGCAAGCTCGCGCCGGTCAGCCGCCACCCGTTGAACCGCCGTCTCACCGCGACCAGCGAATTCCGGGTCACCGGCCCGGCCGCGGGCAGTCCGCTGCTCCGCACCTCCGCCGACCGCACCGGCCGCAAGGTGCTCGGCACCCTCAACAACTGCGCGGGCGGCACCACTCCGTGGGGCACCACGCTGCACGGCGAGGAGAACTTCAACCAGTACTTCGCCAACGGTTCCAGCGACACCGACAAGCGGTACGGCATCGGCACGGCCGCGACGGAGCGCAAGTGGGAGCGGTTCGACAAGCGCTTCGACCTGGCGCAGGAGCCCAACGAGGCACACCGCTTCGGCTGGGTCGTCGAGCTCGATCCGTACGACCCCGACTCGACCCCCCGCAAGCGGACCGCGCTCGGCCGGTTCAAGCACGAGGCGGCGCAGCCCCGGCTGACCGCGGACGGCCGCCCCGTGGTCTACATGGGTGACGACGAACGGTTCGACTACTTCTACAAGTTCGTCTCCAGCAAGCGGATGAAGAAGGGCGACTCCCGAGCCGCCCGCGAGCACAACCTGACGCTCCTGGACGAGGGCACGCTGTACGTCGCCAAGCTGACCGGGGACTCCCCGGCCGCGGAGCTCGACGGCACGGGCAAGCTGCCGTCCGACGGCGAGTTCGACGGGAGCGGTGTGTGGATACCGCTCGCCACGGGCACGACCTCGCACGTCCCGGGCATGACGGCCGAGGAGGTGTACGTCTTCACCCGCCTGGCCGGTGACAAGGTCGGCGCGACGAAGATGGACCGCCCCGAGGACGTCGAGCCCTCACCGCGCACCGGCCGGGTCTACGTCGCCCTGACCAACAACACCGACCGCGGCAAGGCGGGCAAGGCGGGCGCGGACGAGGCCAACCCGCGCAACGCCAACAAGCACGGCCAGATCCTGGAACTCGCGGAGCACTGGGACGACCCCGCGGGTGACGGCTTCGCCTGGCGGCTCTTCCTCGTCGCGGGCGACCCGGAGGACCCGGCGACGTACTTCTCCGGCTTCCCCAAGGAGAAGGTCAGCCCCATCTCCTGCCCGGACAACGTGGCCTTCGACGACCACGGCAACCTGTGGATCTCGACGGACGGGAACCAGCTCGGTTCGCACGACGGCCTGTTCGGCGTCGCGACGCTGGGCGAACGGCGCGGTGAGCTGAAGCAGTTCCTGACCGTCCCCACCGGCGCCGAGACCTGCGGGCCGGTGATCCAGGACCGGCGTGTCCTCGTCGCCGTCCAGCACCCGGGGGAGGTCGACGGTGCCTCCGTCGAGAAGCCGGCGAGCACCTGGCCGGACGGGCCGGGCAGGATCGTCCGCCCGTCGGTCGTCGCCGTCTGGCGCAAGGACGGCGGCGACATCGGCGTCTGA
- a CDS encoding FMN reductase, producing the protein MQTTAPLRIVAVAAGLSSPSSTRLLADRLAEATRETLEAGQDRRVEIEVVELRDLAVDIANHLVTGFPSAALKKAIEAVTGADGLIAVTPVFTASYSGLFKSFFDLVENTALTGKPVVVAATGGTPRHSLVLEHALRPLFAYLRAVVLPTSVYAASEDWGSHGDEYTEGLPSRIRRAGGELASAVTGRTVSGASRALTLDDGEDAVVPFAQQLADLRIS; encoded by the coding sequence GTGCAGACCACCGCCCCCCTGAGGATCGTCGCCGTCGCCGCCGGTCTCAGCAGCCCCTCGTCCACCCGGCTGCTGGCCGACCGGCTCGCCGAGGCCACCCGCGAGACGCTGGAGGCAGGGCAGGACCGGCGCGTCGAGATCGAGGTCGTCGAGCTGCGCGACCTGGCCGTCGACATCGCCAACCACCTGGTCACCGGCTTTCCGTCGGCCGCCCTGAAGAAGGCGATCGAAGCGGTGACCGGGGCGGACGGCCTGATCGCGGTGACGCCCGTGTTCACCGCGTCGTACAGCGGGCTGTTCAAGTCGTTCTTCGACCTGGTCGAGAACACCGCGCTGACCGGCAAGCCCGTCGTCGTCGCGGCGACCGGGGGGACCCCCCGGCACTCGCTGGTCCTGGAACACGCGCTGCGCCCGCTCTTCGCCTACCTGCGGGCCGTGGTCCTGCCGACGTCCGTGTACGCGGCGTCGGAGGACTGGGGCTCGCACGGGGACGAGTACACCGAGGGTCTGCCCTCCCGGATCCGGCGCGCGGGCGGCGAGCTCGCCTCCGCCGTCACCGGGCGGACCGTCTCCGGCGCATCCCGGGCCCTCACCCTCGACGACGGCGAGGACGCGGTCGTCCCGTTCGCGCAGCAACTCGCCGACCTGCGCATCAGCTGA
- a CDS encoding NADP-dependent oxidoreductase, producing MRAIAVSAFRAEPGLVELPKPGPEAGEVRVKVEYAALNPLDWQTADGTADGALTHVFPFVLGTDFAGRVDMIGSGHNTFRVGDAVFGRVTAPPLGRCGAYAEYLCVPQDSPIALVPRDMPLQAAAALPSAGTTAAQILSSTAVRGGLSLLVVGATGGVGSFLTQLAAARGTAVVAAVRGDEERRMRTLGATATIDTTCGPEASATAVRALYPEGVDALVDLVSTDTASFAAYAALLRDGGVAVTTRSVAAPPGVAWSDYRLAPTAALLDELASAVARGELAVPLDMELPLEKAPQALAQNRAGGARGKTVFAV from the coding sequence ATGCGAGCCATCGCCGTCAGCGCGTTCCGTGCGGAGCCCGGCCTCGTCGAACTGCCGAAGCCCGGCCCCGAAGCGGGCGAGGTGCGTGTGAAGGTCGAGTACGCGGCGCTCAACCCGCTCGACTGGCAGACCGCGGACGGCACTGCGGACGGTGCGCTGACGCACGTGTTCCCGTTCGTCCTGGGCACCGACTTCGCCGGCCGGGTGGACATGATCGGCAGCGGCCACAACACCTTCCGGGTGGGTGACGCGGTCTTCGGCCGGGTGACGGCGCCTCCGCTCGGGCGGTGCGGTGCGTACGCCGAATACCTGTGCGTCCCCCAGGACTCCCCGATCGCCCTGGTCCCGCGCGACATGCCGCTCCAGGCCGCCGCCGCGCTCCCGTCGGCCGGGACGACCGCCGCGCAGATCCTGTCGAGCACCGCCGTGCGCGGCGGACTGAGCCTGCTCGTCGTCGGGGCGACGGGCGGTGTCGGCAGCTTCCTGACCCAGCTCGCGGCAGCCCGCGGGACGGCGGTCGTCGCCGCCGTACGGGGTGATGAGGAACGGCGCATGAGGACGCTCGGAGCCACCGCCACCATCGACACGACCTGCGGTCCCGAAGCGTCGGCGACCGCGGTGCGCGCTCTGTATCCGGAGGGGGTCGACGCGCTGGTCGACCTCGTCTCCACGGACACCGCCTCCTTCGCCGCGTACGCCGCCCTGCTGCGTGACGGCGGCGTCGCGGTCACCACCCGGAGCGTGGCGGCTCCGCCGGGTGTCGCCTGGTCCGACTACCGGCTCGCCCCCACCGCGGCGCTGCTGGACGAACTGGCCTCGGCGGTGGCACGCGGGGAGCTGGCCGTGCCTCTCGACATGGAGCTCCCCCTGGAGAAGGCGCCACAGGCACTGGCCCAGAACCGCGCGGGCGGTGCCCGCGGCAAGACCGTCTTCGCCGTCTGA
- a CDS encoding RNA-binding S4 domain-containing protein — translation MVSGEAPQAEGSVRVDAWIWAVRLTKTRSQAAAACRAGHVRVNGERAKPAQALRTGDEVRLRHAGRDRIVVVSRIVRKRVGPPVAAECFVDNSPPPPPRETAIQVPVRDRGTGRPTKRDRREMEGLQAPRARHDPDAP, via the coding sequence ATGGTTTCCGGTGAGGCGCCGCAGGCGGAGGGAAGCGTCCGGGTCGACGCCTGGATCTGGGCGGTCCGGCTGACGAAGACCCGGTCGCAGGCGGCTGCCGCCTGCCGTGCGGGACATGTGCGGGTCAACGGCGAGCGGGCCAAGCCCGCCCAGGCCCTGCGTACGGGCGACGAGGTGCGGCTGCGGCACGCGGGCCGGGACCGGATCGTGGTCGTCTCCAGGATCGTGAGGAAGCGGGTGGGGCCCCCGGTGGCGGCCGAGTGCTTCGTCGACAACAGCCCGCCCCCGCCGCCGCGCGAGACGGCGATCCAGGTCCCGGTCCGCGACCGGGGCACGGGCCGCCCGACCAAGCGGGACCGCCGCGAGATGGAAGGTCTCCAGGCTCCGCGGGCCCGGCACGATCCGGATGCCCCCTAA
- a CDS encoding LLM class flavin-dependent oxidoreductase: protein MQFGIFTVGDVTTDPTTGTTPSENERIKATLAIALKAEEVGLDVFATGEHHNPPFVPSSPTTTLGYIAARTEKLILSTSTTLITTNDPVKIAEDYATLQHLADGRVDLMMGRGNTGPVYPWFGKDIRQGIPLAIENYALLHKLWREDVVDWEGKFRTPLQSFTATPRPLDGVPPFVWHGSIRSPEIAEQAAYYGDGFFHNNIFWPMEHTKKMVDLYRRRYAHYGHGTAEQAIVGLGGQVFMRKNSQDAVREFRPYFDNAPVYGHGPSLEDFTQQTPLTVGSPQEVIDRTLSFREEVGDYQRQLFLMDHAGLPLKTVLEQLDLLGEEVVPVLRKEFARLRPAGVPDAPVHPAVAAARAASTADPKEL from the coding sequence ATGCAGTTCGGGATCTTCACCGTCGGGGATGTCACCACCGACCCCACGACCGGTACGACACCGAGCGAGAACGAGCGGATCAAGGCGACCCTGGCGATCGCGCTGAAGGCCGAGGAAGTGGGCCTGGACGTCTTCGCGACCGGTGAGCACCACAACCCGCCGTTCGTCCCGTCCTCGCCGACGACCACGCTCGGCTACATCGCCGCCCGCACCGAGAAGCTGATCCTCTCCACCTCCACCACGCTGATCACCACCAACGACCCGGTGAAGATCGCCGAGGACTACGCCACGCTCCAGCACCTGGCCGACGGCCGGGTCGACCTGATGATGGGCCGCGGCAACACCGGGCCGGTCTACCCCTGGTTCGGCAAGGACATCCGCCAGGGCATCCCGCTCGCGATCGAGAACTACGCGCTGCTCCACAAGCTGTGGCGCGAGGACGTCGTCGACTGGGAGGGGAAGTTCCGCACCCCGCTGCAGTCCTTCACCGCGACCCCGCGCCCGCTGGACGGCGTCCCGCCGTTCGTCTGGCACGGCTCCATCCGCTCCCCCGAGATCGCCGAGCAGGCCGCCTACTACGGCGACGGGTTCTTCCACAACAACATCTTCTGGCCCATGGAGCACACCAAGAAGATGGTCGACCTCTACCGGCGCCGCTACGCCCACTACGGGCACGGCACCGCCGAGCAGGCCATCGTGGGCCTCGGCGGCCAGGTGTTCATGAGGAAGAACTCGCAGGACGCGGTACGGGAGTTCCGCCCGTACTTCGACAACGCGCCGGTCTACGGCCACGGGCCCTCGCTGGAGGACTTCACCCAGCAGACCCCGCTGACCGTCGGCTCGCCGCAGGAGGTCATCGACCGGACGCTGTCCTTCCGTGAGGAGGTCGGCGACTACCAGCGCCAGCTCTTCCTGATGGACCACGCGGGACTGCCGCTGAAGACGGTCCTGGAGCAGCTGGACCTCCTGGGCGAGGAGGTCGTGCCCGTACTGCGCAAGGAGTTCGCCCGCCTGCGCCCGGCCGGAGTGCCGGACGCCCCCGTCCACCCGGCGGTCGCCGCCGCCCGTGCCGCCTCCACCGCGGACCCGAAGGAGCTCTGA
- a CDS encoding DUF2630 family protein → MADQDIFENIDELITEERALRARSTAELGLSAEERSRLGEVEVRLDQCWDLLRQRRALSEYGEDPSEARVRPAGEVEGYRS, encoded by the coding sequence ATGGCCGACCAGGACATCTTCGAGAACATCGACGAACTGATCACCGAGGAACGCGCCCTGCGCGCCCGCTCCACCGCTGAGCTGGGCCTCTCCGCCGAGGAGCGTTCACGGCTGGGCGAGGTCGAGGTCCGGCTGGACCAGTGCTGGGACCTGCTGCGTCAGCGGCGCGCACTCAGCGAGTACGGCGAGGACCCCTCGGAGGCGAGGGTACGGCCCGCCGGCGAGGTGGAGGGCTACCGGAGTTAG